From the genome of Triticum aestivum cultivar Chinese Spring chromosome 1A, IWGSC CS RefSeq v2.1, whole genome shotgun sequence:
CAGGTCAGAGGGTAGGTGTATAGCAGAGAACAGCTAAAAGCCCGAAGTACCGGATGTCTGGAGTACCAGACATCCGGTGTTTCGAGGAGCACCGGACGTCCAATGAGGATCAAAAATCCGTTAAAACGGTACTTGATGGATCAAGCTGAATTTCCAATGAGGACTAGAAATCCGTTTTGTTTGGCTCTGGATGGTTTTACCGGATGTCCGGTATGGCATCGGAGCGACCAGACGTCTAGAGAAGACCAGACATCCATTGAAAACCTTCTGTAGGTGTGCCGCCGGATTTCCGAACAGCGTCCACCGGACATCTGGTGGCATTGGAGTGACCGGACCCAGAAATCTGTTGAAAACCTTCTGTAGACAGTGAAAAACATGCACTTTTCCTAATAGCTCACAGAatggattttgtgaacaaacaccATATGAAATATATGGTGGGTGAACGTGTGTGACATAAGTAAAAGATATGAATGATAAGCATAGGAATAAACCATTGAACAATTCTTTCACGTGCCCCAATGATCcactcttaatagtgcgggatccctatactcgaGAACAAACCCGAAAAACTAAGCTATCTTTGTTCCTTAGAAACATAATGTAGAAATATGTAGACCATGATCCACAAACATATGATTCTGCAGGGACTAAAACATGTGATATACTTACAAACATAATTAGTTCATATATGTCATCAACATCAATATATGATTGCACCTTCAATCTCTCCTTTTTGGTAGTTGACAAAACACATAACTCTCGATAGGTGAAAATATGATATGTTAGGACATCAATTTTGTTGTGTGATAAAGGAAATCACCCCCTGCACATGTGCATAAATGATCTTGACGTAAAACAAGATGCACAATGTGAGAAATGGCTTCCCCTAGATCCTACAACCATTATAAACATTTGATCAAGTTTTGTAAATGTTTTGATGGCCACTTACCGGTGCCAGCTTATATACGAGTAACGCACATTGCAGACTTGACAATGAGTTTTGTAATGTAATTTCATGAACAGATTGAATTTCTAACAATGACAGACACCAGACCAAAGTTTAATATTTTGGATTCAGAGCAGACAAAATTTGTGCTAAACCAGCCCTCTACTCTTTCCTTCAAACCGCAACACTGCATTCTGCGTCACATACTGTATCTAGCTTCTACAGTTAATACAATTCATATAGATTAGACGGTTGCGCTTGGCGCTCATTGCCTCAGCCGTTTACACAGAAAAAGAAGCCACAAAATTAAATTATCACAAGGAGCATGATGTTACACAACTGAACTTCCAGGGGGAAACAGCCTATTACACTGAAGAGAGCAGCCCCGTCCAACCCTACATACAGGCAAAAGGAAGAACTGCAATGGTTGTGGCAACATCATTTGGGCTTCAACAAGACCCCACATTATCTTCATATAAATAATGGTAACACACGAGTAGTCCACCGTGCCTTGTGTTCTTTTAAGATGTTGACTTCTGCCGTACGACCAAATCATCAGCTGAGTAGTACTCCGAAATAAGCCGGTACATATATGATGGACTGTGCCCGCCACTGTTTGGTAATGATTCGTAAGTGTTACAAAGGGCATAGTAAAAagaaaaaatggatgacatatgtaTAGATCAGTCCAGGTTTTTGTTTTAAAACAATGTATCTTATTTAGTTCCCAACTGTGCTAGGCTTCACTGCTACTTATCAATTATAAATCATAGTTCGTAGTTTTTACCATAAAATTTCACTTGATAGAATGTGATTTCATGCATAAGCTCTATACCAATGGATACCAAGATATAGTAATGGTTTCATCACACTGGATGTTATGAACATTGTAGATGGCCCTGGACAGATGAGGTGCGACGCCGAGCCTAGCACAACAAGAGCACGGGAGAAACTTGGGGAGGATATGCTAGGCATTGTGTAGCCAGCTTTGGGCATGGCCAATAGGTAGGCCCAACCTACTGCCCGCAGGTCCAGCTAGGTTCGGAATCCATGGTGGCAAACTGCTAGCCTCGAGGCGGCAACTAACTGCTAGCCTGAAGAGAAGGCCGCTGCTTCAGTAAAGAAAGGAAAGAGAGAGAAAAGGGCaacccggtgcatgtagctcccgcttgcgcagggtccgaccactttggatcTATTGTACGcggcctttccctacatttctgtaaggaaagagagagaagggaaggaCAAAAAGGGTGTGGCAAACTGGGGAAGCAAAGGCGCATGCAGGGACCTGTGAGGCAGCATGAGGGGTTGGACGGTTATCCGTATGGGCAATGGCCCCAGCTCTCCAAGCCTACGTGGATGTACGGAGGCAGCACCTTGCTGCTACCTCCATGGTACATGCTCTTACAAACTTGGAGGCTAAGCCAAACTAACAAGCTTCAGTAGATAAATAACTTGAGAATTAAGAAATACTCCTAAGAGAACTAAACTGCTAAGGATAACTAGGGATACTTATCCCCTTCAATTTCAGCTGTGACCCTCTCCTTGGTGGCCTTATTGTGCAATCTATCCCCACATAACATCTCTCCCTCCCTTTTTGAACAGCTCATCCTCGAGCTGGACCAAGGACTGCTGCTAGCCCCTTGCAGCCTCCATAGAAGTGTCTACTTTGCCGTCGTCTGAATCTGGATCAATAAGACGGAGAGTTTCTTGTGGGTGGGCTGCTGGAGCTGCTACTATTGCCTGTCCTGGAGGTGGTACTACTGGAATTGCAGGTGCAGGTGGAGCTCCGAGGTCTGGGAATGGCTGGTGAACACCTAGTGCTACTTGCTGAGCTGTTGGGGACGTCCACTGCACGTTGCTTGCACAAGCGAGCCAAACTCATGGCGTCCAGCAGGCTATCCGTTCTCCACATCTCCACATCAAGCTGTAAAGATTCCTGCAGGTTAGTGGCGTAGATGGAAACCACCTGATCCTCCGGGAGTTCTGGCACTCAGCACAAGAGGGCATTGAGCTTCTTGTTGTACTCTGCCACCATGACTGTGTGCTTGAAGGAGATGACTTCTCATAGGGCGCTGCTGCAAGCTGGCGGTCCAAACTGAATATTTATCATTTATCAATTCAGCGATGCGATGGCAGGTTGAAATCCATGGGCGCCCTTATACTGGTGGTACCACAAGTGTTTGTCGCCTGTCAGGTGGAAGGAGGCGATGCTCACTTTGTCCGTGGAGTCCGCACNNNNNNNNNNNNNNNNNNNNNNNNNNNNNNNNNNNNNNNNNNNNNNNNNNNNNNNNNNNNNNNNNNNNNNNNNNNNNNNNNNNNNNNNNNNNNNNNNNNNNNNNNNNNNNNNNNNNNNNNNNNNNNNNNNNNNNNNNNNNNNNNNNNNNNNNNNNNNNNNNNNNNNNNNNNNNNNNNNNNNNNNNNNNNNNNNNNNNNNNNNNNNNNNNNNNNNNNNNNNNNNNNNNNNNNNNNNNNNNNNNNNNNNNNNNNNNNNNNNNNNNNNNNNNNNNNNNNNNNNNNNNNNNNNNNNNCATACCATTCTCTAGCTTGCTGGCAGCCAGATTGTGGGCACAGACCTACTGGATGGTGTCCTGCGGATCATCAGACAAGGAGTCAAACTTCTTGCCCTGGTCACCATCTGTTTGTCCATGCCATCCAGAAGCttcagagcaactccaacgggccgacccaaacggacggcgcatttgtctgctttttgtccgtttgggtcggccgcccgcccggcgtccgcccagttttgcatttgggtcggcagtgcgcccaacgcgccgacccatttcatgtccgcattcAACTTTTGAATAAAAAAGGCCCGCGGCCGATCATGCCAGtggccatgtctcatgccggcaccatgccagcggcagcatacaatgccggcttcagaaaataccacagttcatgctggcgcactcgccagcacacaaaaaagggtgggacttgagttcgaccacgccatcgcggctcccgtggtcatgccagcacacctgccggcatacaaaaaagatggccctcgccgccatagatcactcgtcgtcgaacttgagcatgtcggcctgcatcttcttgaaccacggcctcttccttggcaatacggtgttgagatccaccttcatgatctccatcccGGTCATCATGCTCacaagagccacttctttcgcctttgtcttggcgttggcggcctcgatctctagcatcttggcttgcttctccgcctcgagctcgaacatcttggcttgcttctcggcgtcaagatcaagcctcctcctttggatctccatgaaagcatccatttgctccgccttgaaacgccggcgctcctcctccctcGAGTCCTTATTCATCATGccgtccacgcttgcgatcaaggcgttggtgGCCGCATCTCGCCTGTCCTACTttttggagttggtcttccccctcggccgtgccggctcgccctccccaacatcctccacGGCTTTCTTCCCCCCACATGCCTTGAGGGCGGCATATTGTGCCTTGAAATTCTCTTCGTCCTTTATGACCcgatagcaatgggagaggttgaagcacttgccattgtgttgaaccttgaatgcctccaaagcttgaaatgcctacaaaatgtttccatgcaagcatatgggcaagtAATAGCAAATGAAGACGTAAAAGGAAGGATGAtcttgatgacacaaaagagggcggcttgcttgctatcataccatgtcttgcatgccgatgccgctcacggggcgggccttgacgcCCTCAGGGgtggcgcaaaacttgttgcactcttgttggatcaccctccaccgcttggaaatggagacccacccgcgcgtgctcacaaattggtaaggtggaaacttcttgcgctcatgaaactcgcggtgcacacgagtccaaaagGTCAAATGCTTTTGCTCGACGCCCGTCTTTGGGTCTTGTCAAATGTCTCGCCAACACTcacaaagaagcttgtcctcggcagctgtgtacgccttcgtgcgcttgctcttgcgcttcggcttaggaccggcggcttggttggcgagctcgtcctcgaacaaaggctccacttcgatgtcgcactcgtcctcttcctctagcccatagtcctccgggaactcgtggtcgagggggaagccgtccaggtcgatgccgacctgatcacgcatgaaggccgcctgatcgggatcatagccagcggccggcgtgaacgccccgcggccgtcctggctttgtgtctcttcgggatcgtagccagcgcccagcgcaccaccctcgaagatgaggttttgcatgtagtcctcgtcgacggcggacggcatttcctcgaacaggttgcgggcgtccgggagcccgccggccggcgtctgtcgcgcgcgtttcctcgtgccgccggacgactagccaccgaccaccggggtggcattgaggtcgatgggcgcgggcgcaGGCATGGAAGGCACGACCACGCTCACGTCGggtgagcactccccggagaggcgggaggcctgcgggtagacgtggaagccggggaccgggttgcaagccgacgcgcggggtgagtcgggcagcaccatccgaggaaatGCCGACGAGtcggtgctggccgcggcgacggcggcttggaggacgctgtgctggctagggtttacccctagcatgtagagcgcctccctcgttgccgccgcgacgcgggcgttggtgaactcctgctgcgcagcggcaacggcggcggccTGGCGGCGGCCTCAACCCTCGCGCCcgcggcgtgcctccggcccttcctcttggccgactcccttgcccgttgTTCGGGCGGCAGCGCCTTCTTCGGCTTGGTCGCGACGGCGGTCTTGCacggggcacgaggcttgcctttctcggagggggcgacggcgccggacgaggcgagggagNNNNNNNNNNNNNNNNNNNNNNNNNNNNNNNNNNNNNNNNNNNNNNNNNNNNNNNNNNNNNNNNNNNNNNNNNNNNNNNNNNNNNNNNNNNNNNNNNNNNNNNNNNNNNNNNNNNNNNNNNNNNNNNNNNNNNNNNNNNNNNNNNNNNNNNNNNNNNNNNNNNNNNNNNNNNNNNNNNNNNNNNNNNNNNNNNNNNNNNNNNNNNNNNNNNNNNNNNNNNNNNNNNNNNNNNNNNNNNNNNNNNNNNNNNNNNNNNNNNNNNNNNNNNNNNNNNNNNNNNNNNNNNNNNNNNNNNNNNNNNNNNNNNNNNNNNNNNNNNNNNNNNNNNNNNNNNNNNNNNNNNNNNNNNNNNNNNNNNNNNNNNNNNNNNNNNNNNNNNNNNNNNNNNNNNNNNNNNNNNNNNNNNNNNNNNNNNNNNNNNNNNNNNNNNNNNNNNNNNNNNNNNNNNNNNNNNNNNNNNNNNNNNNNNNNNNNNNNNNNNNNNNNNNNNNNNNNNNNNNNNNNNNNNNNNNNNNNNNNNNNNNNNNNNNNNNNNNNNNNNNNNNNNNNNNNNNAGTAGATGATAGGTAGATGGCCCTGTACAGATGAGGCGTGACGCCCAGCCAAGAGGAGGCTGCCACACAACacgagaaggggggggggggacttgGGGAGGATAAGTGGGACTATTTTTCTGCTTGTCTATTGATTGATATTGATACACATTATACATTCCAGCTATGTTTGGAGGCTAAGACGAACTAACAAACTTTATTTAGTACATAATAAATAACTTGAGAACCAAGAAATTTCTCCAAGAGAATTAAACTGCTAAGGATAACCAGGGATACTTATCCCCTTAAATATCAGCCATGACCCCACATAACAACTCATGGAACTACAACACAAGGCACAAACTATTCTAAGGGTACATTTTTTCAAACTTAACTCTCAAGGCAAAGCTGCACCAGACACAAGCTTCGTTGTTTACATGATCCCAAATATAGGTGCAGAAAGAACTTACGTATCAGTGATGAAAAGGCTGACAAGCTTCGGTGGCACATAGTCAAACGTTGGATTGGCAACATTTAGAAGAGGAGTACCATCCTGAGTACTGAAGTTCATGCAATTTGAGAACTCGCCAAAGTCAAGCAAATCAGATGGTGATTTAAGCTCGTTCAGTAAAACCTCCGGGTTGTGCGGATACAAAGGACATAACTGTAAAGTAAAGAATATTAATGTATGAACATTATAACAGCAAACAACTACTTCTCTTTTAAGCATCTAAACTATGAACAAAAGGAATACTCATATATAGCTTGTAAGGCATAAAGCCTTCTACCGATGATTCAACTGATAGCTTTGCAGTCATATACTACTTGTTATTGTCATCTGCCAGAAGCCACAGGGTTATTACTCACCAGATCAAGCCTTAGTTAACAGGAGAACACAAAATCCAGTTGTCTAGTCTAGTTGACATGCTAAGAAAATCCTCCTCGATACATTAAACTAGAAAAAAGAAGAGCAAACATAATGAAATGCACCATACATTTTGAGATATAAGCACAACTTAGACAATAGAACCTGCCAGTATCAAAGTCGCATCCTGACAATTGAGATGACCAGAATATTTGCGGGGAAGAGTAAATGACCGAGTTCACAACACATTTTTGTATTGGagctagtaagatgcccgtgctacgCTACAGAACCAAAATACAATATGGAACATAGTTAACTCAGGTTATATTCACTCTGGTGCGTTCATTTACAAATTATAGACAATGGATAAAGGAACTACTATTACATGTGAGGCAAATTAGGACAAGGTCCATAGAGGCATAGACCGGACGAACCTTGGTAACCTTCGCTCTCAAGATGTGATAAGCTTTGGCACGAAAAGGTTGACAAATTTGAATTTTAAACGAGGATGGAAAAGGAGTGAACGGACAACCACCAAATCAGATGTTTAGAAGTAGGAAATATTTGAGGCAGTGAAAATATTTGGTTGAGGCACAATTATAATGATATTTCAGTGGCATGGCAAACATAGTATCACACCGTAACTTATTTGTGCCTACATTTGCCTTTAATTTACTATGGTATATGAACACATAATTTTTATCAGAAACCAAACAACCACATGCGTACGTTGACCAAACACTATCCCTTCAGAAACATGAAAGCTTATATCGCCAACACTTGCCCTTTCCTCAATAATTTTCTGGTATTGGGGGAATTGGGCCCAAAAAAACAGCTCCAATAGCTCCCCTTTCCCAAAAAAACTATCGTGATCACCAAAAAAACAGTCCAACTCCCCCTATATATGGAGGGGGAGTTGGCTTTCTCCCAATACATGCGATGTCAATGCGCCGCCGCCCGCACGTCGCCACCGCAAGACCAACACGCTGCCGAGAGAGCGAGGGAGGGAGTGAGAGAGGTATCCGATCCGATTGACAAGAGGGTCCCATATGTCGGGTTGGTTATTGGGGCCGGGGTTATTGGAGATCTGCGAAAGCGTCTATCCCCAACAACCTAAAAGGTAAAAAGTNNNNNNNNNNNNNNNNNNNNNNNNNNNNNNNNNNNNNNNNNNNNNNNNNNNNNNNNNNNNNNNNNNNNNNNNNNNNNNNNNNNNNNNNNNNNNNNNNNNNNNNNNNNNNNNNNNNNNNNNNNNNNNNNNNNNNNNNNNNNNNNNNNNNNNNNNNNNNNNNNNNNNNNNNNNNNNNNNNNNNNNNNNNNNNNNNNNNNNNNNNNNNNNNNNNNNNNNNNNNNNNNNNNNNNNNNNNNNNNNNNNNNNNNNNNNNNNNNNNNNNNNNNNCATACCAAACATAGTATAGCACCGTGACTTATTTGTGCCCCCTTCGCTTACTAGTCTATGGACATTGGAACAGGTTGGTTTAAAACAGAAGAACACACAAAACTTTTATCAGAACCCAAACAACCATACGAGTATGTTGACCAAACACTATGCCTTCATAATGTGATTTTTTTAGTTGCTTAGGATGAAAACATTGCAATAAACACAAAAATTAAATGCATAACTTACAGAAACTGACCTTATGACTGCCAGCAACCACGACAAAGGGTACAGCATGCCTTTGAGCAGCAAGAGCAACCATATTCATACCTACTGGTGCAATGACTCCACCGTTTGCCATTATTGCATGGACTCCAACTATAACCTATAAGATAAATCATGAGTTACCTTGTAACAGAAACAAATATATCAAAAAAGCAATAATCAACCTGCGTACATACCATGTTAACTCGGGAGATCATAGCAAAAACTGCTGAATCTGTTATAACAGTAGTCTGTACACCTTTCTCGACCAGCTCCTTCGCAAGAACATGTCCCTGATATCTGATTCAAGCATTGAACAACAAGAATGAATCAAGCAAGGAGATTCAAAATACAAGAAATTAGTTGGGAATAGAATTGGCAAGGTGCACAAACCTTGGAGCACCTTCAGCAACAAATACACGAAAAGATCGCTTCTTCTCCTTTGCAGCATACAGGAACTCTTTCACGGTTCTAGAACGACCTAGAGTTAGGATGACCTCACTGTGGCAAACAAAAAGCATTGATTAGGCACAATTGGTATTTCAATCATGTGAACAGAATGTTTTGGATGGTCCTTAGCTGTTGAAAAAAGGGACTTTGAATCTATATTTTAGATTAATGAAGGCTGAGAAGCATTATGAGCTTAAGTTAACGCTACCAAAGTAAATAAGTCGATGCGAACTCTGGTAGATTAAAATTTATAACAACAAACATTTGTAAGAGAAGGTACTGTGAGCAGAATAAAAAAGCTTTTGTAAGAGAAGAAGGTACTGTAATCACCGAGGTAGTTAAGAGGATTTTTAATCATTTGACGTTGGGCACATGTTCTTCATAATACACATGCCAACCTTTTCCACAATCCCAGGTATATGCATAAGTTAAAAAATAT
Proteins encoded in this window:
- the LOC123043971 gene encoding translation initiation factor eIF-2B subunit beta isoform X1; the encoded protein is MPDMQPLISDFVLKLKRRKVEGSHAVARQTAELLRSVVSQHRMGSTNQAAALADAIHAVGEHLIAANPIELAVGNTVRRVLHIIKEEDISFTAVGIEGLSVTAVSDDECDSGNDDRPTLSAAVLASHARNALRAPSLQTLLDDIPVSTALSHSSSSAGDSDGKTGDKSLKTRKLKHDVIAAIGDLIEEIDTCYDQISEQAVEHIHQNEVILTLGRSRTVKEFLYAAKEKKRSFRVFVAEGAPRYQGHVLAKELVEKGVQTTVITDSAVFAMISRVNMVIVGVHAIMANGGVIAPVGMNMVALAAQRHAVPFVVVAGSHKLCPLYPHNPEVLLNELKSPSDLLDFGEFSNCMNFSTQDGTPLLNVANPTFDYVPPKLVSLFITDTGGHSPSYMYRLISEYYSADDLVVRQKSTS
- the LOC123043971 gene encoding translation initiation factor eIF-2B subunit beta isoform X2, which translates into the protein MGSPCLKTFAELAVGNTVRRVLHIIKEEDISFTAVGIEGLSVTAVSDDECDSGNDDRPTLSAAVLASHARNALRAPSLQTLLDDIPVSTALSHSSSSAGDSDGKTGDKSLKTRKLKHDVIAAIGDLIEEIDTCYDQISEQAVEHIHQNEVILTLGRSRTVKEFLYAAKEKKRSFRVFVAEGAPRYQGHVLAKELVEKGVQTTVITDSAVFAMISRVNMVIVGVHAIMANGGVIAPVGMNMVALAAQRHAVPFVVVAGSHKLCPLYPHNPEVLLNELKSPSDLLDFGEFSNCMNFSTQDGTPLLNVANPTFDYVPPKLVSLFITDTGGHSPSYMYRLISEYYSADDLVVRQKSTS